A region from the bacterium genome encodes:
- a CDS encoding threonine dehydratase: MQSVAFDDILAAREVIKPYVHRTPLFAYPALERLLGAAVYVKHENHHPVGAFKIRGGVNLVATLPPEQKASGIIGVTRGNHGQSLAWAGRVFGVHVVIVVPLGNNPDKNEAMRLLGAELIEHGRDFEEARGKAEELAARHGYRSVHSANEPKLIAGVGTYAVEIFEDLPEAEVMFVPIGLGSGLSGACLAAEGLGKKTRLIGVQAAAADAVVASWRSGRNVVNASADTIADGLATRMPAEMTLEIMRRRVDEMVTVSEEEIAEAVRLWLPATHNLIEPSAAATLAAALKIKDSLAGKKVVLVQTGQNITWSTLSEIMAGA; encoded by the coding sequence ATGCAGTCTGTTGCATTCGATGACATCCTCGCCGCGCGCGAGGTGATAAAGCCCTATGTCCACCGCACACCGCTGTTCGCCTACCCGGCCCTGGAGCGCCTGCTGGGCGCGGCGGTGTACGTGAAGCACGAGAACCATCACCCGGTGGGCGCTTTCAAAATACGCGGTGGGGTGAACCTGGTGGCCACCTTGCCGCCTGAGCAGAAAGCGAGCGGGATAATCGGCGTGACCCGCGGTAACCACGGCCAGTCGCTGGCCTGGGCCGGACGGGTGTTCGGGGTGCATGTGGTGATCGTGGTCCCACTCGGCAACAACCCGGACAAGAACGAGGCCATGCGCCTTCTGGGCGCCGAGCTGATCGAACACGGCCGCGATTTCGAGGAGGCCCGCGGGAAAGCCGAGGAACTGGCCGCCAGGCATGGCTACCGCAGCGTTCATTCGGCCAACGAGCCCAAGCTGATCGCCGGGGTGGGCACCTACGCAGTCGAAATCTTCGAGGACCTGCCCGAGGCGGAGGTGATGTTCGTGCCCATCGGCCTGGGCAGCGGGCTCTCCGGGGCCTGCCTGGCCGCCGAGGGCCTGGGCAAAAAGACCCGTCTGATCGGGGTGCAGGCCGCCGCCGCGGATGCGGTGGTGGCGAGCTGGCGCAGCGGCCGCAATGTGGTCAACGCCAGCGCGGACACGATCGCGGATGGACTGGCCACCCGCATGCCGGCCGAGATGACTCTGGAGATCATGCGCCGGCGGGTGGATGAGATGGTGACGGTTAGCGAGGAGGAAATCGCCGAGGCGGTGCGGCTCTGGCTCCCCGCCACGCACAACCTGATCGAGCCCTCCGCGGCCGCGACCCTGGCCGCGGCGCTGAAAATCAAAGACAGCCTGGCCGGGAAAAAAGTTGTCCTGGTCCAGACCGGGCAGAACATAACCTGGAGCACGCTGAGCGAAATCATGGCCGGCGCCTGA
- the proC gene encoding pyrroline-5-carboxylate reductase → MSNKTGIGFMGAGKMGGALLEAVLAAGLSPAVDTWVVETDQSRLAELQSRLGVQGATPGELAAHSGVVLLCVKPHLAPGALAQLKGGLGPDTLVISIAAGVTLATLEAAVPTGVPVVRAMPNLAATLGQSATVYSGGSATKPEHLALAGKVLGAAGAAVELPEGLLDAVTGLSGSGPAWVFLFAEALIAGGVKAGLPHAAARRLAVQTLSGAAALLAADEKVHPAALRDAVTTPGGTTAAGLHVLEAKGLRDAVISAVLAAAERARELGRTN, encoded by the coding sequence ATGTCGAATAAAACCGGTATCGGTTTTATGGGCGCGGGCAAGATGGGCGGCGCCCTGCTGGAGGCGGTGCTGGCGGCCGGACTCAGTCCGGCCGTCGATACCTGGGTGGTCGAGACCGACCAGTCCCGCTTGGCCGAGCTGCAAAGCCGCCTGGGGGTCCAGGGCGCCACGCCCGGGGAACTGGCCGCGCACAGCGGCGTGGTCCTGCTCTGCGTGAAACCGCACCTGGCGCCGGGCGCTCTGGCGCAGCTAAAGGGCGGGCTGGGGCCCGACACGCTGGTTATCTCCATCGCGGCCGGGGTGACCCTGGCCACGCTGGAGGCCGCTGTGCCCACGGGTGTGCCGGTGGTGCGGGCCATGCCCAACCTGGCCGCCACCTTGGGACAGTCGGCCACGGTCTATTCCGGCGGCAGTGCCACCAAGCCGGAGCACCTGGCCCTGGCCGGCAAGGTTCTGGGCGCGGCGGGCGCGGCGGTGGAACTGCCCGAGGGCCTTTTGGATGCCGTGACCGGCCTGAGCGGCAGCGGTCCGGCCTGGGTCTTCCTGTTCGCCGAGGCGCTGATCGCGGGCGGAGTGAAGGCCGGCCTGCCTCATGCCGCGGCGAGGCGGCTGGCCGTGCAGACACTGAGCGGCGCGGCGGCCCTGCTGGCGGCGGATGAGAAAGTCCACCCGGCGGCGCTGCGCGATGCGGTGACCACTCCCGGCGGCACCACCGCGGCCGGGCTGCACGTGCTGGAGGCCAAGGGCCTGCGCGATGCGGTGATCAGCGCCGTGCTGGCCGCCGCCGAGCGCGCCCGCGAGCTGGGCCGGACAAACTGA
- a CDS encoding homoserine dehydrogenase has product MSKKLRVGLLGYGTIGSGVIRMLTRSDLEICKRVELVKVADLDLERQREVPCDPRLLTRDAQSVVTDPEIDVIIELIGGIGAAKTLVETALAAGKDVITANKYLMSRCGDELSEIAAGSGARLLFEASVAGGIPIIKILREELVADEVLSISAILNGTCNYILTRMEQNPALTCKQAVAEAQKKGFAEADPTLDISGMDTAQKLSILVRKAFRTRVLPDSIDLQGITEVSNVDVLAANEMGFRIKLLARASRENGSLAVWVGPTLIPADSIMAQVRNEFNAVMVNCWAHNEHTYIGKGAGMMPTAGAVISDLFSLTEDRRIRTSFNETRLDLPVLAREDVTGRFYLRVNVKDQPGVFARISATLAEHGISIASVVQKESDTEPKHGVPLVIITHRTTVGAVTKAAKQIDKEPVVLVPSHLIRIMDVL; this is encoded by the coding sequence ATGTCGAAGAAGCTTAGAGTCGGTTTGCTGGGTTATGGAACGATCGGCTCCGGGGTGATCCGCATGCTCACCCGGAGCGACCTGGAAATCTGTAAGCGTGTCGAGCTGGTAAAAGTGGCGGACCTGGACCTGGAGCGCCAGCGCGAAGTGCCCTGCGACCCACGGCTCCTGACACGGGACGCCCAGTCCGTGGTCACGGACCCGGAAATAGACGTGATCATCGAGCTGATCGGCGGGATCGGCGCGGCCAAAACCCTGGTCGAGACCGCCCTGGCCGCGGGCAAGGATGTGATCACGGCCAACAAGTACCTGATGTCGCGCTGCGGGGATGAGCTGTCCGAGATCGCCGCGGGCAGCGGCGCGCGCCTCCTGTTCGAGGCCAGCGTGGCCGGCGGCATTCCGATTATCAAAATTCTGCGCGAGGAACTGGTGGCGGATGAGGTGCTTTCGATCAGCGCCATCCTCAACGGCACCTGCAACTATATCCTGACCCGCATGGAGCAGAACCCAGCCCTGACCTGCAAGCAGGCAGTGGCCGAGGCCCAGAAAAAAGGGTTCGCCGAGGCCGACCCGACCCTGGATATCAGCGGCATGGACACGGCGCAGAAACTGTCCATCCTGGTGCGCAAGGCTTTCCGCACCCGCGTGCTGCCCGACAGCATCGACCTTCAGGGTATCACCGAGGTGAGCAACGTGGATGTCCTGGCGGCGAACGAGATGGGGTTCCGGATCAAGCTGCTGGCCCGCGCCAGCCGTGAGAACGGGAGTCTCGCGGTCTGGGTCGGGCCCACGCTCATCCCGGCCGATTCGATCATGGCCCAGGTGCGCAACGAGTTCAACGCCGTGATGGTCAACTGCTGGGCGCACAACGAGCACACCTATATCGGCAAGGGCGCCGGGATGATGCCCACGGCCGGGGCGGTGATCAGCGACCTGTTCAGCCTGACCGAGGACCGCCGCATCCGCACCAGTTTCAACGAGACGCGCCTCGACCTTCCCGTGCTGGCGCGCGAGGATGTCACCGGGCGTTTCTACCTGCGGGTGAACGTGAAAGACCAGCCGGGCGTGTTCGCCCGGATCAGCGCCACGCTGGCCGAGCACGGCATCTCGATCGCCTCGGTGGTGCAGAAAGAGTCGGACACCGAGCCCAAACACGGCGTGCCGCTGGTCATAATCACCCACCGGACCACGGTGGGGGCGGTCACCAAAGCCGCAAAACAGATCGACAAGGAACCGGTCGTGCTGGTGCCCTCGCACCTGATCCGGATCATGGATGTGCTGTAA
- a CDS encoding Glu/Leu/Phe/Val dehydrogenase, with product MQAEKVSSKSMERFICSKEPENRSGQLMRDSAKRLGISTTDLEQIEKPYTFIYQRLPVEVEGEIINISSGIVLHNRARGPYKGGIRIAPDVNIWETTELARLMTLKTALADLDLGGGKSGIRVDFEKIYTRVKDRSKLSYYEFVDMLKDHIMKEFVDHFVEHNLSRIYIPAPDMGSSGREMMLLYNRTHDPAVVTAKPEGIEGWLPGRHEATGFGTAYATLKYLELIGKDPKKITVAIQGFGNVGSHAAWYLHEAGCKVVAVTDLYGGVHVKSGIDILALMQYARVNRNIKGFDDKHTIDNKGLFALPVDILVPAADGHVVNADNCDSLGAKLAVIEAANMPVTWEAFLSLKKRGVVVLPDNYVNSGGVIASYLEYRQSLGGPRCTKDEVFKFLRTSFDNMFGEMLARRDNSGSFTQAACDIAVERVYKAMKTRSLL from the coding sequence ATGCAGGCGGAAAAGGTTTCTTCCAAGTCGATGGAAAGGTTCATCTGCAGCAAGGAGCCGGAGAACCGTTCCGGCCAGTTGATGCGCGACAGCGCCAAGCGACTGGGCATCAGCACGACCGACCTGGAGCAGATCGAAAAGCCATACACTTTCATCTATCAGCGCCTGCCGGTGGAGGTCGAGGGCGAGATAATAAACATCAGCTCGGGCATTGTCCTGCACAACCGCGCCCGCGGACCCTATAAGGGCGGCATCCGTATCGCCCCGGATGTCAATATCTGGGAGACCACCGAGCTGGCGCGCCTGATGACGCTCAAGACCGCCCTGGCCGACCTCGATCTGGGTGGCGGCAAGAGCGGCATCCGGGTGGATTTCGAGAAGATCTACACCCGGGTGAAGGACCGGAGCAAGCTTTCATACTACGAATTTGTCGACATGCTCAAGGACCATATCATGAAAGAGTTCGTCGACCATTTCGTAGAGCACAACCTGTCGCGCATCTACATCCCGGCCCCGGACATGGGTAGCTCGGGCCGCGAGATGATGCTGCTGTACAACCGCACGCACGACCCGGCGGTGGTCACGGCCAAGCCCGAGGGCATCGAGGGCTGGCTTCCTGGCCGTCACGAGGCCACCGGTTTCGGCACGGCCTACGCCACGCTCAAGTACCTGGAGCTGATCGGCAAGGACCCAAAGAAAATCACCGTGGCGATCCAGGGCTTCGGCAATGTGGGCAGCCACGCCGCGTGGTACCTGCACGAGGCCGGCTGCAAGGTGGTGGCCGTGACCGACCTGTACGGCGGCGTGCACGTGAAGAGCGGGATCGACATCCTGGCCCTGATGCAGTATGCGCGGGTGAACCGGAACATCAAGGGCTTCGACGACAAGCACACGATCGACAACAAGGGCCTGTTCGCTCTGCCGGTGGATATCCTGGTGCCCGCGGCGGATGGTCATGTGGTGAACGCGGACAACTGCGACAGCCTGGGGGCCAAGCTGGCCGTGATCGAGGCGGCCAACATGCCCGTGACCTGGGAGGCTTTCCTCAGTCTGAAAAAGCGCGGCGTAGTGGTGCTGCCCGACAACTATGTCAACTCGGGCGGCGTGATCGCCAGCTACCTGGAGTACCGTCAGAGCCTGGGCGGGCCGCGCTGCACCAAGGATGAGGTGTTCAAGTTCCTGCGCACCAGCTTTGACAACATGTTCGGCGAGATGCTGGCCCGCCGGGACAACAGCGGCAGTTTCACCCAGGCGGCCTGCGACATCGCGGTCGAGCGGGTCTACAAGGCGATGAAGACCCGCAGCCTGCTGTAA